A single genomic interval of Romboutsia ilealis harbors:
- the cdaA gene encoding diadenylate cyclase CdaA, giving the protein MLDINSFFGGFFDMIFSMSINDVIDILIVAYIFYKVFMFIKDTRAEQVLKGIVLLFVATQISEILKLHTLYWILIKALDLGFIAALVIFQPELRAGLEYIGRTKFNFFLKNSASVSEEIFDKTIEEIVEALYSLSRQKIGALIILERQTKIGDIINTGTSIDGAISRQLLINIFIPNTPLHDGAVVIRDSQIKAAACFLPLTQSKDLSKDLGTRHRAAVGVSEVSDCISLIVSEETGDVSIAKAGKLYRNISKERMTNILRSNLKVTVQEKSFFKGGIFK; this is encoded by the coding sequence GTGTTAGATATAAATTCCTTTTTCGGTGGATTTTTTGATATGATATTTAGTATGAGTATAAATGATGTTATAGATATATTAATAGTAGCGTATATATTTTATAAGGTATTTATGTTCATTAAAGATACTAGGGCAGAACAAGTTTTAAAAGGAATTGTTTTGTTATTTGTAGCTACACAAATTAGTGAAATATTAAAGCTACATACATTATATTGGATATTAATAAAAGCTCTTGATTTAGGTTTTATAGCAGCATTAGTAATATTTCAACCAGAGCTTAGAGCAGGGCTTGAATATATAGGAAGAACAAAGTTTAATTTCTTTTTGAAGAATAGCGCAAGTGTATCAGAAGAAATATTTGATAAAACAATAGAAGAGATAGTTGAAGCACTATATTCTTTATCTAGACAGAAAATAGGCGCTCTTATTATATTAGAGAGACAAACTAAAATAGGAGATATAATAAATACAGGTACAAGTATTGATGGTGCAATATCGAGACAGTTATTAATCAATATTTTTATACCTAATACTCCTTTACATGATGGAGCAGTTGTTATAAGAGATTCCCAAATAAAAGCAGCAGCATGCTTTCTTCCGTTAACTCAATCGAAGGATTTAAGTAAGGATTTAGGTACTAGACATAGGGCTGCAGTAGGAGTAAGTGAAGTTTCTGATTGTATATCATTAATAGTATCAGAAGAAACTGGAGATGTATCTATAGCTAAAGCAGGCAAATTATATAGAAATATATCAAAGGAAAGAATGACGAATATATTAAGAA